A window of Enterobacter ludwigii genomic DNA:
TAGCGGAACGTTCATCAGAGAAAAAATGGAATCAATAAAGCCCTGCGCAGCGCGCAGGGTCAGCCTGAATACGCGTTTAATGACCAGCACAGTCGTGATGGCAAGGTCAGAATAGCGCTGAGGTCTGCCTCGTGAAGAAGGTGTTGCTGACTCATACCAGGCCTGAATAGCTTCATCATCCAGCCAGAAAGTTATGGAGCCACGGTTGATGAGGGCTTTATTGTAGGTGGGCCAGTTGGTGATTTTGAACTTTTGCTTTGCCACGGAACGGTCTGCGTTGTCGGGAAGATGCGTGATCTGATCCTTCAACTCAGCAAAAGTTCGATTTATTCAACAAAGCCTCTCTTTCTCTAACTGACACACCAGAGCCTGGGAGTCATTAATCCGTAATCCTCCGTCTCCTGACTCTTCCGGCGATAACCGGTAACCCAGTAAAAAGGGTTTCCTGGCATGAGTTTCAATAACCCGCCGGACTTCCCGAACGACCTCCAGCGGGAAACGCATCCGGTTTGCTAATGAACCACCCCATTCGTCAGTACGCTGGTTAAACCAGGGGGAGAAGAAGTTCTGGATAAGAAAACCATGTGCGCCGTGCAATTCGACACCATCAAATCCGGCCTCAATTGCGCGGCGAGTGGCTTCGCCGAAGTCATGAATGACATCAAGAATTTCGTCATGTTCCATCGCCCGGCTGGCTTGTTCCCCGCGATTAAAAGGGCCAGCCGGAGCGGCCAGGGCGCTGGCGCTGACCAGCTCTCCACCAGTGATGAGTTCGGGAACCGCTTTATTACCGGCATGAAACAGTTGCAGGATTGCCAGCGCCCCCCCGCTTTTTGCCGCATCAGCCAGTTTCCTCAGACTCGGGATAAAACGATCATCGTAGGCTGCGAATTCATTGGTGAAACCCACTCCGTTTCTCTGAACATGAGCGCATCCCGTTATCACTAATCCCACACCGGTAGCGCGTGCCCGATAATAGTTTACTTCTTCATCTGAAATAGTTTCATCGTCATTAGCGGACCAGGTGGTCATCGGTGCCATAACGACGCGGTTACGCATCCTGAGGCCATTTTTAAACGTGAAGGCCTGGGTTAATAAGTCAGTCATTGTACTCTCGATATTTAAAACATCGGGTGCTTACACCCATTAATCAAAATCGGTTGTATTACTCAGCGCCGCAAATTCGCGTATCTCTTTAATACGGGCTTCCAGCGAAGGCATTACATAACTGATAGCGTCATTCCCTATAAGCAGCTGTCGGGGTGGGTTCTCCATTTCAACCATCTGACAAACGACCTGTGCAAGTTTGGCCGGGTCCCCTTGCTGTTGACCATCTGCGGATGCCAGTAACTCACGCGCATCGCCGAAATCGGCATAGTCCTCAATCTTTTTTTCGCCATAGTGGGCCGAACTATTGCTGAGAAACTCTGTGCGGAAGAAACCGGGCTCAATCGCGGTGACATGAATACCAAGCGGCGTAACTTCATCGGCAAGGGCCAGCGTCATACCTTCAACGGCAAACTTCGATGCAGAATAGAATGTAGCGTTTGCGACCGCTTTGACACCCGCGATCGAGGACGTATTAA
This region includes:
- a CDS encoding SDR family NAD(P)-dependent oxidoreductase; amino-acid sequence: MNRVWFVTGAARGMGVSIVNAALQQGDRVVATGRNMDKLRQIFSTVAAENIALLELDVRDEHQAKVAVDAAVRRFGRIDVLVNNAGFCLLGRFEEATAEQIELQFATNVFGTANVLRAVLPVMRQQHSGRIINTSSIAGVKAVANATFYSASKFAVEGMTLALADEVTPLGIHVTAIEPGFFRTEFLSNSSAHYGEKKIEDYADFGDARELLASADGQQQGDPAKLAQVVCQMVEMENPPRQLLIGNDAISYVMPSLEARIKEIREFAALSNTTDFD